From Pan troglodytes isolate AG18354 chromosome 9, NHGRI_mPanTro3-v2.0_pri, whole genome shotgun sequence, the proteins below share one genomic window:
- the MTA2 gene encoding metastasis-associated protein MTA2 isoform X2, translating into MEMKVWDPDNPLTDRQIDQFLVVARAVGTFARALDCSSSIRQPSLHMSAAAASRDITLFHAMDTLQRNGYDLAKAMSTLVPQGGPVLCRDEMEEWSASEAMLFEEALEKYGKDFNDIRQDFLPWKSLASIVQFYYMWKTTDRYIQQKRLKAAEADSKLKQVYIPTYTKPNPNQIISVGSKPGMNGAGFQKGLTCESCHTTQSAQWYAWGPPNMQCRLCASCWIYWKKYGGLKTPTQLEGATRGTTEPHSRGHLSRPEAQSLSPYTTSANRAKLLAKNRQTFLLQTTKLTRLARRMCRDLLQPRRAARRPYAPINANAIKAECSIRLPKAAKTPLKIHPLVRLPLATIVKDLVAQAPLKPKTPRGTKTPINRNQLSQNRGLGGIMVKRAYETMAGAGVPFSANGRPLASGIRSSSQPAAKRQKLNPADAPNPVVFVATKDTRALRKALTHLEMRRAARRPNLPLKVKPTLIAVRPPVPLPAPSHPASTNEPIVLED; encoded by the exons ATGGAGATGAAGGTCTGGGACCCAGACAACCCTCTCACAGACCGGCAGATTGACCAGTTTCTTGTGGTGGCCCG AGCTGTGGGAACCTTTGCAAGAGCCCTAGATTGCAGCAGCTCCATTCGGCAGCCAAGCTTGCACATGAGTGCAGCTGCTGCCTCCCGAGATATCACCCTG TTTCACGCCATGGATACCTTGCAAAGGAACGGCTACGACCTGGCTAAGGCCATGTCGACCCTGGTACCCCAGGGAGGCCCAGTGCTGTGTCGGGATGAGATGGAGGAATGGTCAGCCTCAGAGGCCATGCTATTTGAGGAGGCCCTAGAGAAGTATGGGAAGGACTTCAATGATATTCGCCAGGATTTT CTACCCTGGAAGTCACTTGCCAGCATAGTCCAGTTTTATTACATGTGGAAAACCACAGACCGGTATATTCAGCAG AAAAGGTTGAAAGCTGCTGAAGCAGACAGCAAACTGAAACAGGTCTACATCCCCACCTA CACTAAGCCAAACCCTAACCAGATCATTTCTGTGGGTTCAAAACCTGGCATGAATGGGGCTGGATTTCAGAAGGGCCTGACTTGTGAGAGTTGCCACA CCACACAGTCTGCTCAGTGGTATGCCTGGGGCCCACCTAACATGCAGTGCCGCCTCTGTGCTTCCTGTTGGATCTACTGGAAGAAGTATGGGGGACTGAAGACCCCAACTCAGCTTGAGGGGGCCACTCGGGGCACCACG GAGCCGCACTCAAGGGGTCATTTATCCAGACCTGAAGCTCAAAGTCTCTCTCCTTACACAACCAGCGCCAACAGGGCCAAGCTACTGGCTAAGAACAGACAAACTTTCCTGCTTCAGACCACAAAGCTGACCCGTCTTGCCAGGCGCATGTGCAGGGACCTATTACAGCCAAGGAGGGCTGCCCGACGGCCTTATGCTCCTATCAATGCCAATGCCATCAAAGCAGAGT GCTCCATTCGACTTCCTAAGGCCGCCAAGACTCCATTGAAGATTCACCCTCTGGTGCGGCTGCCCCTGGCAACTATCGTCAAAGATCTGG tgGCCCAGGCACCCCTGAAACCAAAAACACCTCGGGGTACCAAGACACCGATCAACAGAAACCAGCTGTCCCAGAACCGGGGACTGGGGGGCATTATGGTGAAACGGGCCTATGAGACT atggcaggggcaggggttcCTTTCTCTGCCAATGGAAGGCCTCTGGCTTCAGGGATTCGTTCAAGCTCACAGCCAGCAGCCAAGCGTCAGAAACTAAACCCAGCTGATGCCCCCAATCCTGTGGTGTTTGTGGCCACAAAGGATACCAG GGCCCTACGGAAGGCTCTGACCCATCTGGAAATGCGGCGAGCTGCTCGCCGACCCAACTTGCCCCTGAAGGTGAAGCCAACGCTGATTGCAGTGCGGCCCCCTGTCCCTCTACCTGCACCCTCACATCCTGCCAGCACCAATGAGCCTATTGTCCTGGAGGACTGA
- the MTA2 gene encoding metastasis-associated protein MTA2 isoform X1, which translates to MAANMYRVGDYVYFENSSSNPYLVRRIEELNKTANGNVEAKVVCLFRRRDISSSLNSLADSNAREFEEESKQPGVSEQQRHQLKHRELFLSRQFESLPATHIRGKCSVTLLNETDILSQYLEKEDCFFYSLVFDPVQKTLLADQGEIRVGCKYQAEIPDRLVEGESDNRNQQKMEMKVWDPDNPLTDRQIDQFLVVARAVGTFARALDCSSSIRQPSLHMSAAAASRDITLFHAMDTLQRNGYDLAKAMSTLVPQGGPVLCRDEMEEWSASEAMLFEEALEKYGKDFNDIRQDFLPWKSLASIVQFYYMWKTTDRYIQQKRLKAAEADSKLKQVYIPTYTKPNPNQIISVGSKPGMNGAGFQKGLTCESCHTTQSAQWYAWGPPNMQCRLCASCWIYWKKYGGLKTPTQLEGATRGTTEPHSRGHLSRPEAQSLSPYTTSANRAKLLAKNRQTFLLQTTKLTRLARRMCRDLLQPRRAARRPYAPINANAIKAECSIRLPKAAKTPLKIHPLVRLPLATIVKDLVAQAPLKPKTPRGTKTPINRNQLSQNRGLGGIMVKRAYETMAGAGVPFSANGRPLASGIRSSSQPAAKRQKLNPADAPNPVVFVATKDTRALRKALTHLEMRRAARRPNLPLKVKPTLIAVRPPVPLPAPSHPASTNEPIVLED; encoded by the exons ATGGCGGCCAACATGTACCGGGTGGGAG ATTACGTCTATTTTGAGAACTCTTCCAGCAATCCTTACCTGGTTAGACGGATTGAGGAGCTCAACAAG ACTGCAAATGGAAATGTGGAGGCAAAGGTTGTCTGTCTTTTCCGGCGCAGGGACATTTCTAGTAGCCTCAACAGCCTGGCTGATAGTAATGCCA GGGAGTTTGAAGAGGAATCAAAGCAGCCAGGGGTGTCTGAGCAGCAGCGCCATCAACTGAAGCACCGGGAACTTTTTCTTTCTCGGCAATTTGAATCATTACCAGCCACCCACATACG GGGGAAATGCAGTGTGACCCTCTTGAATGAGACAGATATCTTGAGCCAGTACCTGGAAAAGGAG GACTGCTTTTTTTACTCACTGGTGTTTGACCCCGTGCAGAAGACACTTCTCGCTGATCAGGGCGAGATTAGAGTTGGTTGCAAATACCAAGCTGAGATCCCAGATCGCCTAGTAGAGG GAGAATCTGATAATCGGAACCAGCAGAAGATGGAGATGAAGGTCTGGGACCCAGACAACCCTCTCACAGACCGGCAGATTGACCAGTTTCTTGTGGTGGCCCG AGCTGTGGGAACCTTTGCAAGAGCCCTAGATTGCAGCAGCTCCATTCGGCAGCCAAGCTTGCACATGAGTGCAGCTGCTGCCTCCCGAGATATCACCCTG TTTCACGCCATGGATACCTTGCAAAGGAACGGCTACGACCTGGCTAAGGCCATGTCGACCCTGGTACCCCAGGGAGGCCCAGTGCTGTGTCGGGATGAGATGGAGGAATGGTCAGCCTCAGAGGCCATGCTATTTGAGGAGGCCCTAGAGAAGTATGGGAAGGACTTCAATGATATTCGCCAGGATTTT CTACCCTGGAAGTCACTTGCCAGCATAGTCCAGTTTTATTACATGTGGAAAACCACAGACCGGTATATTCAGCAG AAAAGGTTGAAAGCTGCTGAAGCAGACAGCAAACTGAAACAGGTCTACATCCCCACCTA CACTAAGCCAAACCCTAACCAGATCATTTCTGTGGGTTCAAAACCTGGCATGAATGGGGCTGGATTTCAGAAGGGCCTGACTTGTGAGAGTTGCCACA CCACACAGTCTGCTCAGTGGTATGCCTGGGGCCCACCTAACATGCAGTGCCGCCTCTGTGCTTCCTGTTGGATCTACTGGAAGAAGTATGGGGGACTGAAGACCCCAACTCAGCTTGAGGGGGCCACTCGGGGCACCACG GAGCCGCACTCAAGGGGTCATTTATCCAGACCTGAAGCTCAAAGTCTCTCTCCTTACACAACCAGCGCCAACAGGGCCAAGCTACTGGCTAAGAACAGACAAACTTTCCTGCTTCAGACCACAAAGCTGACCCGTCTTGCCAGGCGCATGTGCAGGGACCTATTACAGCCAAGGAGGGCTGCCCGACGGCCTTATGCTCCTATCAATGCCAATGCCATCAAAGCAGAGT GCTCCATTCGACTTCCTAAGGCCGCCAAGACTCCATTGAAGATTCACCCTCTGGTGCGGCTGCCCCTGGCAACTATCGTCAAAGATCTGG tgGCCCAGGCACCCCTGAAACCAAAAACACCTCGGGGTACCAAGACACCGATCAACAGAAACCAGCTGTCCCAGAACCGGGGACTGGGGGGCATTATGGTGAAACGGGCCTATGAGACT atggcaggggcaggggttcCTTTCTCTGCCAATGGAAGGCCTCTGGCTTCAGGGATTCGTTCAAGCTCACAGCCAGCAGCCAAGCGTCAGAAACTAAACCCAGCTGATGCCCCCAATCCTGTGGTGTTTGTGGCCACAAAGGATACCAG GGCCCTACGGAAGGCTCTGACCCATCTGGAAATGCGGCGAGCTGCTCGCCGACCCAACTTGCCCCTGAAGGTGAAGCCAACGCTGATTGCAGTGCGGCCCCCTGTCCCTCTACCTGCACCCTCACATCCTGCCAGCACCAATGAGCCTATTGTCCTGGAGGACTGA